The genomic segment CCCGCGCCGATAGCGGTCGGGGCCGGTGCTCTCCACCCACGGGTGGTTGCTCTGCGTGAACGCGAACACCTCTTTCGGCTGTGGTGGAAATACGCCCGGACCGCCGACCTTCGGGTTGAGCAACCCACTCGCGGACAGCGACACGTCGCGGATGATCTCCGCTTCGAGGCGCAAGCGCGTCTGCCGGCCGAGCAGCAGGTTGCGCGGGTCGCGCTCCGTAAGATCGTGGCGCGCGGCGGACGACTGCTTGTAGGTCGCGGACATCACGATGAGTTTGTGAAGACGTTTGAAGCTCCAACCCACCCCCCCAGCCCCCCTCCCTGAAGGAGGGGGGGGACCAGACACCCGCTCGTTAACACTCGCGGTAGGCGCAGACGCTCCGCGTGCGAACTCCGCCCTCCCTTCAGGGAGGGGGGCCGGGGGGGTAGGTTCTTCGCCTTGCTCCCCTCCCTTCGGGGAGGGGTTGGGGGTGGGTTCTTGGAACTCCACCGCCAGCCAGTCCAGCAGCTCCGAGTGCGTCGGGAAGTTCCCCTGAAGACCGAAGTCGTTTTCCGTTTCGACCAGCCCGCGGCCGAAGAACTTCTGCCACTCACGGTTCACCGTGACCCGGGCGGTCAGCGGGTGATTCGCGCTCACGAGCCACTTCGCGAGGTCCAGTCGCGTGAGTCGCCCGGCGGGGGTGGCGCCGAGTGCCGCGGGGTACGCGGGCTGCACCTCGTCGCCTTTGCGGAGGAAGTCGCCGCGGACCTGAACGAACGTCTGCCGCGGCTTCGGCCGCTCGCGTATCACGAGGGTCGTCGGCACCTGGCTCTGTACCTTCTTGAGTTCCTCGATGAGTTTCTTCGCTTCGTCGTCCGCGCCCACGAGCCGGGCCGAGGCGAGCTTGGCCGAAAGCTCGGCGATCCGCTTTTCGGCTTCGGGCGACCCGCCGAGCGCGAGCGTCGGCTCGTCGCACGAGTCGAAAAACGCGTACAGCCGGTAGTAGTCCTTCTGCGAGACCGGGTCGTACTTGTGGTCGTGGCACTGGGCGCACCCGGCGGTCAACCCGAGCCACACCGCGGCGGTGGTGTTCGCCCGGTCCACCGTGCGCTCGACGCGGAACTGCTCCGCGTCCGTGCCGCCCTCTTCGTTGAACGGCGTGTTGCGGTGAAAGCCGGTCGCGACCTTCTGCTGGAGCGTGGCGTTCGGGAGCAGATCGCCCGCGAGTTGCTCGATCGTGAACTGGTCGAACGGCAGGTCCGCGTTGAGCGCGGAAATCACCCAGTCGCGGTAGGCCCAGACGTGGCGCGGGCCGTCGATGGTGTAGCCGTTCGAGTCGGCGTAGCGGGCCAGGTCGAGCCAGTGCCGCGCCTGGCGCTCCCCATAGTGCGGTGAGGCGAGCAGACGGTCCACGACGTTCTCGTAGGCGCGCGGCGAATCGTCGTTCAGGAAGTCTTCGACTTCCTTCGGGGCGGGTAGCAGGCCGGTGAGGTCGAGTGTGACGCGGCGAATGAGCGTGGCCCGGTCCGCTTCCGGGCTCGGGGCGAGCCCGTCCTTCTCCAGGCGCGCGAAGACGAACCGGTCGATCGTGTTGAGCGGCGGGTGTTTCGGGTCCGGCGGGGTCGGGCGCTTCGGCGCCACGAACGCCCAGTGCGGCGGGTACTCCGCGCCCTGATCGATCCACGTTTTCAGCTTCGCAATCTGGTCCGCGGTCAGTCGCTCCGCGACGCCGGGGGGCGGCATGCGACCGTCATCGTCATCGGCGAGCAGGGCGCGTCGCAGCAGTTCGCTGTCCGCGTGCTTACCGGGAGTGAGCGCGCCCTGTGTGATCGCCGCGGCGCGGTCGTCGAGCCGGAGCTTGGCCTTTTGCGTGGCCGGACCGTGGCACTTGAAACACGCGTTCGACAGGATCGGGCGAATGTCGCGCGCGAAATCGACCTTTTCCTCGGCCGTTGCCGGGATGGTCGGGAAGAGAACCGCGCTGACGGCGAAGAGGAGACGAGCAAGCGGCATAGAGGCTCCGGCCGTGGTCCGAAGCGGGCGGGTTGGAGGCCTACTTTAGAATAGCCGCTCGGAGGAACGGATGGGTACTAGAAAACGGCACCCGGTCGGGACGGACCGGTTCACCAGATGGGTGAACCGGTCCGTCCCGACCGGGTGCGATCGCCTCGTTTCGACCCGGTTGCTGGAGCGCCAACACAGGGCTCGCGACCGCACCGGGAATCAGGGACCCATTACTTGACCAAGTACTTGTCCAGGTCGATGACCTCGCCCCCGGCGCGCGTGAAGAGCGCCTTGAGTGTCTTTTCGGGCGTGCTCACCTTTACCGAGTGAACGGACCCGTCCACGAAAGCCGCCAGGAACGTGGCCTTCCCGCCGACCGGTACGATCTTCGGCAGCGGCTTCTTCGGGTCAAACGGGTAGTCACTCGGCTTCGCCCACGGAACCAGCTCGTCGGTCTCGATCACACCGATCGTGTTCGAAGTGCCGTCGGTGACGTTCAATATGGTGAGCCTCATACCTTTCTCGAACACGGCCCCCGGCCCGCTGATGCCGCGGTAGCTCGTCATGCCCCATTCCGGCTTCTCGGGCAGCTTGGCCTCCGGTGAGAGGAACACTTTGACCATCGCTTGAGACCACTGCTTGTTGTTGTCACTGTCCCACGGTTCGTCGAGCTTGAACTGGTTGTACAGGTTGGCCTGCTCGAGGTACGGTAGGAGGGAAACGCGCCAGCTCAGCAGCGGCTTGCCCTTCTTGTCCACGATGTCCTGCGGG from the Frigoriglobus tundricola genome contains:
- a CDS encoding PSD1 and planctomycete cytochrome C domain-containing protein codes for the protein MPLARLLFAVSAVLFPTIPATAEEKVDFARDIRPILSNACFKCHGPATQKAKLRLDDRAAAITQGALTPGKHADSELLRRALLADDDDGRMPPPGVAERLTADQIAKLKTWIDQGAEYPPHWAFVAPKRPTPPDPKHPPLNTIDRFVFARLEKDGLAPSPEADRATLIRRVTLDLTGLLPAPKEVEDFLNDDSPRAYENVVDRLLASPHYGERQARHWLDLARYADSNGYTIDGPRHVWAYRDWVISALNADLPFDQFTIEQLAGDLLPNATLQQKVATGFHRNTPFNEEGGTDAEQFRVERTVDRANTTAAVWLGLTAGCAQCHDHKYDPVSQKDYYRLYAFFDSCDEPTLALGGSPEAEKRIAELSAKLASARLVGADDEAKKLIEELKKVQSQVPTTLVIRERPKPRQTFVQVRGDFLRKGDEVQPAYPAALGATPAGRLTRLDLAKWLVSANHPLTARVTVNREWQKFFGRGLVETENDFGLQGNFPTHSELLDWLAVEFQEPTPNPSPKGGEQGEEPTPPAPLPEGRAEFARGASAPTASVNERVSGPPPPSGRGAGGVGWSFKRLHKLIVMSATYKQSSAARHDLTERDPRNLLLGRQTRLRLEAEIIRDVSLSASGLLNPKVGGPGVFPPQPKEVFAFTQSNHPWVESTGPDRYRRGMYTFIWRQSQHPLLTTFDAADAQTVCTKRNRSNTPLQALHMANDPVFVEFATALGTRIEAEGPSDDAGRIAFAYRVCFAREPSTAEVARVQTYLDAKRKADPKTAWAAVARVLMNVDEFITRE